GTGGTGGGTGGCAGTCGTCCTCGGCGGACCGGGCATGGTGATCGTGACGATGTTCGCCTTCGTCGCCGGTCTCATGCTGACGGCGTACGCCCTCCCGCGCACCGGTGTCGCGCTCGCCGACGTCCCTGTGACGATGTTCGACCAGGCATTCAGTCGGGTCTTCGGACACGGTGAATTGGCGTTGGTCCTCGCGGTGGCGCTGGTGATCCTGTCCCAGCTGAAGATCAATATCATGAACGCCTACTCGGGCTCGCTGTCCTGGTCGAACTTCTTCTCCCGGCTGCTGCACCGTCACCCCGGCCGGGTCTACTGGCTGGTCTTCCAGGTCGCGATCGGACTGGTGATCATGGAGGCCGGCGTCTTCAACCAGATCGACAAGATCCTGGCCGTCTACTCCAACCTCGCCGTGGCCTGGATCGGTTGCCTGGTCTCCGACCTGGTCCTGAACAAGAAGCTGCTGAAGCTGAGCCCGCCGATCATGGAGTTCAAGCGAGCCCACCTCTACAACTTCAACCCGGTCGGCTTCGGCTCGATGCTCATCGCCGCCGCGGTGTCGTTCGTGGCCTACGCCGGGGTATTCGGCCCGACCGCGAAGCAGTTGTCCTCGTTCATCGCCCTGGGTGTCGCATTGGTGGTGCCGCCAGTGATCGCTTGGGCGACGAAGGGCCGTTATTACATCGCCCGCACGAGCGAGTTGCCCGACACCGGCGACGCCGAGGTGGAGTGCGTCGTCTGCGGCGGCAGCTACGACCGCATCGACATGGCGATGTGCCCCTTCCACACCGGGGCCATCTGCTCGCTGTGCTGCAGCATCGACGGAACCTGCCACGACGCCTGCAAGAAGAAGCCGGCCGGTGTGGTGGATCTACCGACCCCGGTCCTGTCGGGGACGTCCCAGCCGAACGGGCGGACCCCGGTCGGCGCAACTTCGGAGGTGGACTGATGCCGGTGGACACGATTCTCGATGCGGCTCGGGCGTTGCGGTCCGGTGAGACGACGTCGATCGAGCTGACCGCCTCGATGCTCTCCCGCGCCGACGAGTGCGACGCGCGACTCGGCTCGTTCCTGAGCCGGTACGACGAGACCGCCTTGGCCGCGGCCGCACAGGCCGACGCCGACTTCGCGGCGG
This genomic window from Mycobacteriales bacterium contains:
- a CDS encoding histidine kinase — its product is MRFADDPSKEDYSLRYAPAQFRQWKPWQVWLTAIGSLAAMAGYAIGGGYALNFGFANALGGTAVSVIVIFATALPLAVYIARHNLDIDLLTRGAGFGYLGSTLTSLVYATFTLIYLAFEGAIMAQAVTAVTPIPIRWSYVVVSVAIVPLVIYGMSFTSKFQAWTQPLWMGLLFVALISVATTPGIFHQMTLLGGGAHHSSSGVPFSGIVMLAIAAALLSGVAQIGEQGDYLRFMPDREATNRRSWWVAVVLGGPGMVIVTMFAFVAGLMLTAYALPRTGVALADVPVTMFDQAFSRVFGHGELALVLAVALVILSQLKINIMNAYSGSLSWSNFFSRLLHRHPGRVYWLVFQVAIGLVIMEAGVFNQIDKILAVYSNLAVAWIGCLVSDLVLNKKLLKLSPPIMEFKRAHLYNFNPVGFGSMLIAAAVSFVAYAGVFGPTAKQLSSFIALGVALVVPPVIAWATKGRYYIARTSELPDTGDAEVECVVCGGSYDRIDMAMCPFHTGAICSLCCSIDGTCHDACKKKPAGVVDLPTPVLSGTSQPNGRTPVGATSEVD